The proteins below are encoded in one region of Silene latifolia isolate original U9 population chromosome 2, ASM4854445v1, whole genome shotgun sequence:
- the LOC141641714 gene encoding uncharacterized protein LOC141641714 gives MVHLIMSTIETVSYEILINGAPMENVEPCCGIRQGDPLSPYIFALCTEILSQMILYAQDSNLVKGIKICKNGPEISHILFADDSLFFLRGDYENMDFLMNLIDEYCAASGQCLNKDKSSILFSPNCSLMMVKKCLTNFKLAPKHDLGNYLGLPTSIGSSKRELFTFLVEKTKRRLSSWNNILLSSAGKLTFIHSVLSSLSLFSLSVFRIPWSGTRTNKSIHWCSKDFLSRPVGEGGLGLRNISCFNQALLAKSAWRILCDPGSLISMVIGPKLGILDDNLFQNRWKAPNASSWALKSLVWGSDLIFNNIAWSIGSSSRLNAWKSEEVTKKILATYIPCQLLDDSFYWKFSKHGVYTVKSGYYVAKALSDGPTTGADRSRMPSTIVAFCKSKLWKLPISHKLRVFLWKFMANALPVGSEFLKRTMSWRSSCTLCEGLPTCVESISHLFRDCSFAKALWFGCPLGIRITREVDIDVRIWVINWVKYFLIGPDPNSLLFPLIATLWRIWCCRNDMVFRSRRPWPMGALNSILGDIECMNEAVCNKDACLLQASVLDFSSDFDLAKRIRNSFPYWIVGRPTCENVCTVKCDAAWRADRSSGMGWCLLDGDGILRISAHARSFASYASPC, from the exons ATGGTTCATCTCATTATGAGTACTATTGAAACTGTTTCCTATGAAATCCTAATTAATGGTGCTCCTATGGAAAATGTTGAACCTTGCTGTGGGATTCGGCAAGGTGATCCTTTATCCCCCTATATTTTTGCGCTGTGCACGGAAATCTTATCCCAAATGATTCTCTATGCCCAGGATAGTAATCTTGTTAAGGGTATTAAGATATGTAAGAACGGTCCGGAAATCTCCCACATTTTGTTTGCAGATGATTCACTCTTCTTTCTTCGTGGTGACTATGAGAATATGGACTTTCTTATGAACCTTATCGATGAATATTGTGCTGCCTCTGGACAATGCCTTAATAAAGATAAGTCCTCTATTCTTTTCAGTCCAAATTGCTCACTCATGATGGTCAAAAAGTGCTTGACTAACTTTAAACTAGCTCCTAAGCATGATCTTGGTAACTATCTTGGCTTACCAACGAGTATTGGGTCTTCTAAGAGGGAGCTTTTTACTTTTCTTGTCGAAAAAACTAAGCGAAGGCTATCCTCTTGGAATAATATTCTTCTTTCTTCGGCTGGTAAACTGACATTTATTCATTCTGTTCTCTCTTCACTATCCCTTTTCTCTCTATCGGTATTTCGCATACCG TGGAGTGGAACTAGAACTAATAAGTCTATTCATTGGTGTAGTAAAGACTTTCTTAGTAGGCCCGTGGGAGAAGGGGGCCTTGGTCTTCGCAATATTAGTTGCTTTAACCAAGCCCTCCTTGCTAAATCTGCTTGGAGAATCTTATGTGATCCGGGAAGTCTTATTAGTATGGTGATTGGTCCCAAGCTTGGTATCCTTGATGATAATTTATTCCAGAATCGTTGGAAGGCTCCCAATGCGTCGTCATGGGCTCTTAAAAGTCTTGTCTGGGGTTCCGATCTTATCTTCAATAACATTGCTTGGTCAATTGGATCTTCATCTCGACTTAATGCTTGGAAGA GTGAGGAAGTTACAAAGAAAATCCTCGCAACTTATATCCCGTGTCAACTTTTGGATGACTCATTCTATTGGAAATTTTCTAAGCATGGTGTCTACACTGTCAAGTCGGGTTACTATGTTGCTAAGGCCTTATCTGATGGACCTACCACGGGTGCTGATCGCTCTAGAATGCCTTCTACCATTGTGGCCTTCTGCAAATCAAAGCTGTGGAAGTTGCCCATTTCTCACAAACTAAGGGtgtttttatggaaatttatggctAATGCCCTTCCTGTGGGGTCTGAATTTCTCAAACGCACGATGAGTTGGCGTTCCTCTTGTACTCTCTGCGAAGGCTTACCTACTTGTGTGGAATCTATCTCTCACCTTTTCAGAGATTGTAGCTTTGCAAAAGCTCTTTGGTTTGGCTGCCCTTTAGGAATTAGAATCACTAGGGAGGTGGATATTGATGTCAGGATTTGGGTCATAAACTGGGTCAAGTATTTCTTAATTGGCCCAGATCCTAACTCTCTCCTTTTCCCCCTTATCGCTACCCTTTGGAGAATTTGGTGTTGCAGGAATGATATGGTCTTCAGGAGTCGTCGCCCTTGGCCTATGGGTGCCCTCAATTCTATTCTTGGTGACATTGAGTGTATGAATGAGGCTGTGTGCAATAAGGACGCTTGCCTCCTTCAAGCGTCTGTGTTGGACTTCTCTTCTGATTTTGATCTAGCAAAGAGAATTAGAAACTCATTTCCCTATTGGATTGTTGGGAGGCCTACGTGCGAAAATGTTTGTACTGTTAAGTGTGATGCTGCTTGGAGGGCTGATAGAAGTTCTGGCATGGGGTGGTGCTTATTGGACGGTGATGGGATTTTAAGGATTTCTGCGCATGCTCGCTCGTTTGCCTCTTACGCCTCGCCTTGCTAG